The Tenrec ecaudatus isolate mTenEca1 chromosome 9, mTenEca1.hap1, whole genome shotgun sequence genome window below encodes:
- the LOC142456513 gene encoding small ribosomal subunit protein uS10-like: MALKDTGKTPVEPEVAIHRIRITLTSCNVKSLEKVCADLIRGAKEKNLKVKGPVRMPTKTLRITTRNTPCGEGSKTWDRFQMRIHKRLIDLHSPSEIVKQITSISIEPGVEVEVTIADA, translated from the coding sequence ATGGCACTTAAGGACACAGGAAAGACACCTGTGGAACCAGAGGTGGCCATTCACCGAATTAGAATTACTCTGACCAGCTGCAACGTGAAATCCTTGGAGAAAGTGTGTGCTGACTTGATCAGAGGGGCTAAGGAGAAGAACCTGAAAGTGAAGGGACCAGTTAGGATGCCTACCAAGACTCTGAGAATTACGACCAGGAACACTCCCTGTGGGGAAGGTTCTAAGACCTGGGATCGATTCCAGATGAGGATCCACAAGCGTCTCATTGACTTGCACAGTCCGTCTGAGATAGTGAAGCAGATCACTTCCATCAGTATTGAGCCTGGAGTAGAGGTTGAAGTCACCATTGCAGATGCTTAA